In one Bosea sp. RAC05 genomic region, the following are encoded:
- the soxZ gene encoding thiosulfate oxidation carrier complex protein SoxZ yields MSFNARITLPAQAKAGEIVEIRVLTRHPMDRGGQSDGKGGTVPRKILNRLTATYAGEPIFRFDMHTGVSANPFVSFTTRAIETGDIVFEWREDGGATYTRTARLTVT; encoded by the coding sequence ATGAGCTTCAACGCCCGCATCACCCTGCCCGCCCAGGCGAAGGCCGGCGAGATCGTCGAGATCCGGGTGCTGACCCGCCACCCGATGGACCGCGGCGGCCAGTCCGACGGCAAGGGCGGCACCGTGCCACGCAAGATCCTGAACCGGCTCACCGCGACCTATGCCGGCGAGCCGATCTTCCGCTTCGACATGCACACCGGCGTCTCGGCCAATCCCTTCGTCTCCTTTACGACGCGGGCCATCGAGACCGGCGACATCGTCTTCGAGTGGCGCGAGGACGGCGGCGCGACCTACACCCGCACCGCCCGGCTGACCGTGACGTGA
- the soxA gene encoding sulfur oxidation c-type cytochrome SoxA, with the protein MSFVGLRLFSALILRSRASGVAKDGPERAGASFETQAPLAPQDEGCGSRSAIALIVALAVVVLPAGSALAEIKSGSDFLSPELRRQQADETRNPGFFWVEQGRELFTRKPVGDGRACIGCHVEPQQSLRGAATRYPQVDAATGRLMNLEGRIEQCRVERQAQPAFGYETPDLLSLTAYLASLSRGLPMQVTTEGPAKPFYEAGRAFFERRQGQLNLSCQQCHDGLVGQKLRGDTISHGAGTGYPAYRLEWNEVGSLHRRLRACSLGVRATQFEAGGPEYLALELFLAARARGLPVETPAMRR; encoded by the coding sequence GTGAGCTTCGTCGGCTTGCGATTGTTCTCGGCCCTCATCCTGAGGAGCCGCGCCAGCGGCGTCGCGAAGGATGGTCCAGAGCGCGCTGGAGCATCCTTCGAGACGCAAGCTCCACTTGCTCCTCAGGATGAGGGCTGTGGCTCCAGGAGCGCGATCGCGCTCATCGTCGCGCTGGCCGTCGTTGTCCTTCCAGCCGGTTCAGCGCTGGCCGAGATCAAATCCGGCTCCGATTTCCTCTCGCCCGAACTGCGCCGGCAGCAGGCGGACGAGACGCGCAATCCCGGCTTCTTCTGGGTCGAGCAGGGGCGGGAGCTGTTTACCCGCAAGCCGGTCGGCGACGGGCGGGCCTGCATCGGCTGCCATGTCGAGCCGCAGCAGAGCCTGCGCGGCGCCGCCACCCGCTACCCGCAGGTCGATGCCGCCACCGGTCGGTTGATGAACCTCGAGGGCCGGATCGAGCAATGCCGGGTCGAGCGGCAGGCGCAGCCCGCCTTCGGCTACGAGACGCCGGACCTGCTCTCGCTGACCGCCTATCTCGCCTCGCTCTCGCGCGGCCTGCCGATGCAGGTCACGACCGAGGGGCCGGCGAAGCCTTTCTACGAGGCGGGCCGGGCCTTCTTCGAGCGCAGGCAGGGCCAGCTCAACCTCTCCTGCCAGCAATGCCATGACGGGCTCGTCGGCCAGAAGCTGCGGGGCGACACGATCAGCCATGGCGCCGGCACCGGCTATCCCGCCTACCGGCTCGAATGGAACGAGGTCGGCTCGCTGCACCGGCGCCTGCGCGCCTGCTCGCTCGGCGTGCGCGCCACGCAGTTCGAGGCGGGCGGGCCGGAATACCTGGCGCTGGAGCTCTTTCTCGCCGCCCGCGCCAGGGGGCTTCCCGTCGAAACGCCGGCCATGCGCCGCTGA
- a CDS encoding alkaline phosphatase family protein, with product MTDHDTPLADRVVIAVFDGLRPDMLSAEVTPNLLRLAARGTWFRRARSVFPSVTRVATTSIATGAPPGVHGIVGNAFHHREAIPDRIFDTSDAAMLRRAEAHHEGRLVDVETMGDRLAQAGKRLAVVHVGSPGSAHFINPRARANGHWTFSVHGTEATQTPEAVEQALALLGPLPPRETPRISELAYGGRLMTEHVLPVLAPDVALIWFNEPDTTFHYRGLGSPEAKAGLKEADRAFGAILDWVEAQPDAERITVIAASDHGQISTGSIEPLFDAAVAAGFSLSAQKEIGEADLTATGGISGEIRLRDPADRATLARIAAWLMEQPAIGHVLSADRNGVEGQVDGTLSLALMGVGHARQPELMFILKSGLEADPYGLPGLGAMTPGDVPLGGGMHGGINPHELNTVLILARGDGEESGAVSQEPAGIIDIAPTVLGLLGVAPAPTMIGRNLARPAHSEAQIQRHAAGTGAFSQTVEIVEQDGRRFILGGGH from the coding sequence ATGACCGATCACGATACTCCCCTCGCCGACCGCGTCGTCATCGCGGTCTTCGACGGGCTTCGCCCCGATATGCTGAGCGCCGAGGTGACGCCGAACCTGCTGCGGCTGGCCGCGCGCGGCACCTGGTTCCGCCGGGCACGCAGCGTTTTCCCCTCGGTCACGCGGGTCGCCACCACCTCGATCGCCACGGGCGCACCGCCCGGGGTGCACGGCATCGTCGGCAATGCCTTCCATCACCGCGAAGCGATTCCGGACCGGATCTTCGACACCAGCGACGCCGCGATGCTGCGCCGTGCGGAGGCCCATCATGAGGGGCGGCTGGTCGATGTCGAGACCATGGGCGACCGGCTGGCACAGGCCGGCAAGCGGCTGGCCGTCGTCCATGTCGGCTCGCCCGGCTCGGCGCATTTCATCAACCCCCGCGCCCGCGCCAACGGGCACTGGACGTTTTCCGTCCATGGCACCGAGGCCACCCAGACGCCGGAAGCGGTCGAGCAGGCGCTGGCCCTGCTCGGCCCGCTGCCGCCGCGAGAGACGCCCCGGATTTCCGAACTCGCCTATGGCGGCCGGCTGATGACGGAGCATGTCCTGCCCGTGCTGGCGCCCGATGTCGCGCTGATCTGGTTCAACGAGCCGGACACCACCTTCCATTATCGCGGACTCGGCTCTCCCGAGGCGAAGGCCGGGCTGAAGGAGGCGGACCGCGCCTTCGGAGCGATCCTGGACTGGGTCGAGGCGCAGCCGGATGCGGAGCGCATCACGGTGATCGCGGCCTCCGACCATGGCCAGATCTCGACGGGCTCCATCGAGCCGCTGTTCGATGCCGCCGTGGCCGCGGGCTTCAGCCTCAGCGCCCAGAAGGAGATCGGAGAGGCCGACCTCACCGCGACCGGCGGCATCAGCGGCGAGATCCGGCTGCGCGACCCCGCCGATCGCGCGACGCTCGCCCGCATCGCCGCCTGGCTGATGGAGCAGCCCGCCATCGGCCATGTCCTGTCGGCAGACCGCAACGGCGTCGAGGGCCAGGTCGACGGCACGCTCTCGCTCGCACTGATGGGCGTTGGCCATGCGCGCCAGCCGGAGCTGATGTTCATCCTGAAATCCGGGCTCGAAGCAGACCCTTACGGCCTGCCGGGCCTGGGCGCGATGACGCCCGGCGACGTGCCGCTCGGCGGCGGCATGCATGGCGGCATCAACCCGCACGAGCTCAACACGGTGCTGATTCTCGCCCGCGGCGACGGGGAGGAGTCCGGCGCCGTATCGCAGGAGCCGGCCGGCATCATCGACATCGCCCCGACAGTGCTGGGACTGCTCGGGGTCGCGCCGGCCCCGACCATGATCGGTCGCAATCTGGCGCGGCCGGCGCACAGCGAGGCGCAGATCCAGCGCCATGCAGCCGGAACCGGCGCCTTCAGCCAGACGGTCGAGATCGTCGAGCAGGACGGCCGCCGCTTCATCCTCGGCGGCGGGCATTAG
- a CDS encoding LysR substrate-binding domain-containing protein, whose amino-acid sequence MNSRQIEIFVAVMKAGTVSRAAELLGVTQPGVSRTIADLETSVGFLLFDRVRNRIVPTPEGRLLYDEVQAAFRGMDKIRSAAARIRDHGAGQIRVASLSALGSSLVPRAVRRFRDRRPDTAVTLMVLPSRDVRNGIVAGEFDLGLAADEVDVSGLVHQPFVSPRAFCAMPVGHPLSERSVITPHDLAGLDFVAYVPEDRARQRLDLAIAESGAAPPRIVVETIYAATVFALISEGVGVGLISPYAIAGFDQSRVVLRPFEPAVHSKSVLLLPADRPKSQLVRDFIDCLMAER is encoded by the coding sequence GTGAACAGCCGCCAAATCGAGATCTTCGTCGCCGTCATGAAGGCCGGCACGGTCTCGCGCGCGGCCGAGCTGCTCGGCGTCACCCAGCCCGGCGTCAGCCGCACCATCGCCGATCTGGAGACCTCGGTCGGCTTCCTGCTCTTCGATCGCGTGCGCAACCGAATCGTGCCGACGCCGGAGGGGCGCCTGCTCTATGACGAGGTCCAGGCCGCCTTTCGCGGCATGGACAAGATCCGTTCCGCCGCCGCCCGCATCCGCGACCATGGCGCCGGCCAGATCCGGGTCGCCTCGCTGTCGGCGCTGGGGTCCTCGCTGGTGCCCAGGGCGGTCCGGCGCTTTCGCGACCGGCGCCCCGACACGGCGGTGACGCTGATGGTTCTGCCCTCGCGGGACGTCCGCAACGGCATCGTCGCTGGCGAGTTCGATCTCGGTCTGGCCGCCGACGAGGTCGATGTCAGCGGGCTTGTCCACCAGCCCTTCGTCTCGCCGCGGGCCTTTTGCGCGATGCCCGTCGGGCACCCCCTGTCGGAGCGCAGCGTGATCACGCCGCACGACCTCGCCGGGCTGGACTTCGTCGCCTATGTGCCGGAGGACCGGGCGCGCCAGCGGCTCGACCTGGCCATCGCCGAGTCGGGCGCTGCGCCGCCGCGCATCGTCGTCGAGACGATCTACGCCGCCACCGTCTTCGCGCTGATTTCGGAAGGCGTCGGCGTCGGCCTGATCAGCCCCTATGCGATCGCGGGGTTCGACCAGTCCAGGGTCGTGCTGCGGCCCTTCGAGCCTGCGGTGCACAGCAAGAGCGTGCTGCTGCTGCCCGCCGACCGGCCGAAATCACAGCTGGTGCGCGATTTCATCGACTGCCTGATGGCCGAGCGCTGA
- the metC gene encoding cystathionine beta-lyase — MHDSTRCVHHPAVNEEGYASLAVPTHRASTIVYKDAASFAARKDRGFDGYTYGLHGTPTTRTLEAQLTALHGGVRTVLVPSGQAAVTMVMLAVLMPGDKVLIPDHVYPPVRSFCEDYLKPRGIDYGVYDPLIGAGIAELIDDATKLVWVESPGSGTMEVQDVPAIVRAAKAKGCLVGCDNTWATPLIFKPLAHGADFACEALTKYVGGHSDLLLGSITVADMALRQKLKELLRGYGVGVSPDECQLALRGIETMGLRVAHMGRVSEDFARRLALSPAVETVLHPALPSCPGHEIWQRDMGRSSGVFSLVLKPVADDVLEAALTALQVFAIGASWGGTRSLIAPMAVKGDRSVVPWTKEGPVLRISIGLEDEGDLWADLDALLVALEGRAGAAAA; from the coding sequence ATGCATGACTCCACCCGCTGCGTTCACCATCCGGCCGTCAACGAGGAGGGCTATGCCTCGCTCGCCGTGCCGACGCACCGCGCCTCGACCATCGTCTACAAGGATGCGGCGAGCTTCGCGGCGCGCAAGGACCGCGGCTTCGACGGCTACACCTACGGGCTGCACGGCACGCCGACGACCCGCACGCTGGAGGCACAGCTGACCGCCCTGCATGGTGGCGTGCGCACCGTGCTGGTGCCGTCCGGCCAGGCGGCTGTGACCATGGTCATGCTCGCCGTGCTGATGCCCGGCGACAAGGTGCTGATCCCCGACCATGTCTACCCGCCGGTGCGCAGCTTCTGCGAGGATTACCTGAAGCCACGCGGCATCGATTACGGCGTCTACGACCCGCTGATCGGGGCCGGCATCGCCGAGCTGATCGACGACGCGACAAAACTGGTCTGGGTTGAGTCGCCGGGCTCGGGCACGATGGAGGTGCAGGACGTGCCCGCCATCGTCAGGGCCGCCAAGGCGAAGGGCTGCCTCGTCGGCTGCGACAACACCTGGGCGACGCCGCTGATCTTCAAGCCGCTGGCCCATGGCGCCGATTTCGCCTGCGAGGCCCTGACAAAATATGTCGGCGGCCATTCCGACCTGCTGCTCGGCTCGATCACCGTCGCCGACATGGCGCTTCGTCAGAAGCTGAAGGAGCTGCTGCGCGGCTATGGCGTCGGTGTCTCGCCCGACGAATGTCAGTTGGCGCTGCGCGGCATCGAGACGATGGGGCTGCGCGTCGCCCATATGGGCCGGGTCTCGGAGGATTTCGCCAGGCGCCTGGCGCTTTCGCCGGCGGTCGAGACCGTGCTGCACCCGGCGCTGCCCTCCTGCCCCGGCCATGAGATCTGGCAGCGCGACATGGGCCGCTCCTCGGGCGTCTTCAGCCTCGTGCTGAAGCCGGTGGCCGACGACGTGCTGGAGGCCGCGCTGACGGCGCTCCAGGTCTTCGCCATCGGCGCCTCCTGGGGCGGCACGCGCAGCCTGATCGCGCCGATGGCGGTGAAGGGCGACCGCAGCGTCGTGCCCTGGACGAAGGAAGGTCCGGTGCTGCGCATCAGCATCGGCCTCGAGGACGAGGGCGATCTCTGGGCCGACCTCGACGCGTTGCTCGTCGCGCTGGAGGGCAGGGCCGGAGCCGCGGCGGCCTGA
- a CDS encoding amino acid ABC transporter substrate-binding protein has translation MKHWILGLAALAAATLPASAQTGPTLAKIKERGHIICGTSPGVAGFSIQDAAGRWNGFDIDICRALAVAIFNDPDRAKFVPLTSKDRLIALQGGEIDVLPRTTTWTLSRNLGQGVTFTAVNYYDGQGFMVAKKLGVASATKLDGASICVAQGTTSELNLADYFRKLGMKYEPAAFSTSEEALKAYEAGRCDAYTTDVSALAAVKLKLQDPDAHVVLPEVISKEPLGPWVRTGDEGWFNLVRWTVAALVNAEELGVTQANVREMTKSANPEIRRFLGLDGKFGEAMGVTNDWVVRIIATVGNYGESFDRYLGSQSRLKLARGPNALWTNGGLQYSPPFR, from the coding sequence ATGAAGCACTGGATTCTCGGCCTGGCCGCTCTGGCGGCCGCCACCCTGCCGGCCTCAGCCCAGACAGGCCCGACGCTCGCCAAGATCAAGGAGCGGGGCCACATCATCTGCGGCACCAGCCCCGGCGTCGCCGGCTTTTCGATCCAGGATGCGGCGGGGCGCTGGAACGGCTTCGACATCGACATCTGCCGGGCGCTGGCGGTCGCGATCTTCAACGACCCCGACAGGGCGAAGTTCGTGCCGCTGACCTCGAAGGACCGGCTGATCGCGCTGCAGGGCGGCGAGATCGACGTTCTCCCGCGCACCACGACCTGGACGCTCTCGCGCAATCTCGGCCAGGGCGTCACCTTCACGGCGGTGAACTACTATGACGGCCAGGGCTTCATGGTGGCGAAGAAGCTCGGCGTCGCCAGTGCCACCAAGCTCGACGGCGCCTCGATATGCGTCGCGCAGGGCACGACCAGCGAGCTCAATCTCGCCGACTATTTCCGCAAGCTCGGCATGAAATACGAGCCCGCGGCCTTCTCGACCTCGGAGGAGGCGCTGAAGGCCTATGAGGCCGGCCGTTGCGACGCCTACACCACCGACGTCTCCGCACTGGCGGCGGTCAAGCTCAAGCTGCAGGACCCCGATGCCCATGTCGTCCTGCCGGAGGTCATCTCGAAGGAGCCGCTCGGCCCCTGGGTCCGCACCGGCGACGAGGGCTGGTTCAATCTCGTGCGCTGGACGGTGGCGGCACTGGTCAATGCCGAGGAACTGGGGGTCACCCAGGCCAATGTCCGCGAGATGACCAAATCGGCCAATCCGGAAATCCGGCGTTTCCTCGGTCTGGACGGCAAATTCGGCGAGGCGATGGGCGTGACCAATGACTGGGTCGTGCGCATCATCGCGACTGTCGGCAATTACGGCGAATCCTTCGACCGCTATCTCGGCAGCCAGTCGCGGCTGAAGCTCGCCCGTGGCCCCAATGCGCTCTGGACCAATGGCGGCCTGCAATACAGCCCGCCCTTCCGGTGA
- a CDS encoding ABC transporter ATP-binding protein yields the protein MKLTVAGLSVRYGATQAIEGVDVAAHPGEVLAVIGPNGSGKSSLVKAVAGLVKHYGVIRFDGSTVRPERIGYMPQDIGARAALTVLEAVLLGRLGRLGLRVRPDDLAAVEAVLGELDLKPLASRYLGELSGGQRQLVFLAQALASEPSLLLLDEPISALDIRHQLEVMEIVLRMTRARGLTTLVILHDLNIAARFADAVMVMRKGRVVCCGKPGDVIELEMVASVFGVQAALSSAPDGRLIVTPLRAL from the coding sequence GTGAAGCTGACCGTCGCAGGATTGAGCGTCCGCTATGGCGCGACGCAGGCGATCGAAGGGGTGGACGTCGCGGCCCATCCTGGCGAGGTGCTCGCCGTCATCGGCCCCAACGGCTCGGGCAAGTCCTCGCTGGTCAAGGCCGTCGCCGGGCTGGTGAAGCATTACGGCGTGATCAGGTTCGACGGCTCGACGGTCAGGCCGGAGCGGATCGGCTACATGCCACAGGACATCGGCGCGCGCGCCGCGCTGACCGTACTGGAGGCCGTGCTGCTCGGCCGCCTCGGGCGGCTGGGCCTGCGGGTGCGGCCTGACGATCTCGCCGCTGTCGAGGCGGTGCTGGGCGAACTCGACCTGAAGCCGCTCGCCTCGCGCTATCTCGGCGAGCTCAGCGGCGGCCAGCGCCAGCTCGTGTTTCTCGCACAGGCGCTGGCCTCCGAGCCTTCACTGCTGCTGCTCGATGAGCCGATCAGCGCGCTCGACATCCGCCACCAGCTCGAGGTGATGGAGATCGTGCTGCGCATGACCCGCGCGCGCGGCCTCACCACGCTCGTCATCCTGCACGATCTCAACATCGCCGCGCGCTTCGCCGACGCGGTCATGGTGATGCGCAAGGGCCGGGTGGTGTGCTGCGGCAAGCCGGGCGACGTCATCGAGCTGGAGATGGTGGCGTCGGTCTTCGGCGTTCAGGCGGCGCTGTCGTCGGCGCCCGATGGACGGCTGATCGTCACGCCGCTGCGGGCCTTATGA
- a CDS encoding FecCD family ABC transporter permease: MSAISLTATYAAMGARRVAVLAIGCVAILVSLVLDVATGPAFLPVAAVAKSVFGLAQDRTVDAIVWSIRLPIAFVALVVGAALGLSGAIMQTILNNPLASSYTLGVSAGAGFGAALVIVLGVAMPVPEAWGIPLMAFLFAGIACAGVYGIGQARESSPEMLVLAGIALLFLFQALLALLQFVASPEALQQIVFWLFGSLQKASWSKLWIITAVLVACIPVLVADVWRLTALKLGDERARGLGVDVRRLRLRSFVLISALTGVAVAFVGTIGFVGLVAPHIARMLVGEDQRSFLPASALYGALLLSLASIASKTVLPGAIVPIGIVTSLIGVPFFVWLILRNRRAFW; the protein is encoded by the coding sequence ATGAGCGCGATCTCCCTCACCGCGACCTATGCCGCGATGGGTGCGCGCCGCGTCGCGGTGCTCGCCATCGGCTGCGTCGCCATCCTCGTCAGCCTCGTGCTCGACGTCGCGACCGGGCCGGCCTTCCTGCCGGTCGCGGCGGTGGCGAAGTCCGTCTTCGGCCTGGCGCAGGACCGGACCGTCGACGCCATCGTCTGGTCGATCCGGCTGCCGATCGCGTTTGTCGCGCTCGTGGTCGGCGCGGCGCTGGGCTTGTCCGGCGCGATCATGCAGACGATCCTGAACAACCCGCTGGCATCGAGCTATACGCTCGGCGTCTCGGCCGGGGCCGGCTTCGGGGCGGCGCTCGTCATCGTGCTCGGCGTCGCCATGCCGGTGCCCGAGGCCTGGGGCATCCCGCTGATGGCGTTCCTCTTCGCGGGCATCGCCTGCGCGGGAGTCTACGGCATCGGCCAGGCGCGGGAGTCCTCGCCCGAGATGCTGGTGCTGGCCGGGATCGCGCTGCTCTTCCTGTTCCAGGCGCTGCTGGCGCTCTTGCAGTTCGTCGCCTCGCCCGAGGCGCTGCAGCAGATCGTGTTCTGGCTGTTCGGCTCGCTGCAGAAGGCGAGCTGGAGCAAGCTCTGGATCATCACGGCGGTGCTGGTCGCCTGCATCCCCGTCCTCGTCGCCGATGTCTGGCGGCTGACCGCGCTGAAGCTCGGCGACGAGCGGGCGCGGGGGCTGGGCGTCGACGTTCGGCGGCTGCGGCTGCGCTCCTTCGTGCTGATCTCGGCGCTGACGGGCGTCGCGGTCGCCTTCGTCGGGACGATCGGGTTCGTGGGGCTGGTGGCGCCGCATATCGCGCGGATGCTGGTCGGCGAGGACCAGCGCAGCTTCCTGCCGGCCTCGGCGCTCTATGGCGCGCTTCTTCTCTCGCTCGCTTCGATCGCCAGCAAGACGGTTCTGCCGGGCGCGATCGTGCCGATCGGGATCGTCACCTCGCTGATCGGCGTGCCCTTCTTCGTCTGGCTGATCCTGCGCAACCGGAGGGCCTTCTGGTGA
- a CDS encoding ABC transporter substrate-binding protein: protein MIAPLRALLVAAALLASPFAATAAPTEIVDALGRKITVDLPAKRLVVNFNFEEFTAVAGVAGWQTVVGMSRTAWEGWRPSIFKRYTAVIPNLAAMPDVGLIEDGSFSAEKLIALKPDAFLVADWMFTALGSERERIEAAGIPIVVIDYNAQILERHLASTRALGRITGSDARAEELATYYESQYRDVLARVAKAHVTRKPRTYVETGPDGADTIGVSYATTMWGKILTLLGSENIAVGRLAGASGRMNPEAVIAADPDAIFIAGSSWANKPKAVKTGYEMSEEQTRASLAPYAARAGWAGLTAVRTGNVNAIEHGLSRSLFDFVAMQYIGKRLYPEAFADVDPAASFKAYHEKYLPVAYGGTWMLPLKP from the coding sequence ATGATCGCCCCTCTCAGGGCCCTGCTCGTCGCAGCGGCGCTTCTCGCCAGCCCCTTCGCCGCGACTGCGGCCCCGACCGAGATTGTCGACGCGCTCGGCCGCAAGATCACCGTCGACCTGCCCGCCAAGCGCCTCGTGGTGAACTTCAATTTCGAGGAGTTCACCGCCGTCGCCGGCGTCGCGGGCTGGCAGACCGTCGTCGGCATGTCGCGCACCGCCTGGGAGGGCTGGCGACCGTCGATCTTCAAGCGCTACACGGCGGTCATTCCCAATCTCGCGGCGATGCCCGATGTCGGCCTGATCGAGGATGGCAGCTTCAGCGCCGAGAAGCTGATCGCGCTCAAGCCCGACGCCTTCCTGGTGGCGGACTGGATGTTCACCGCGCTCGGCAGCGAGCGGGAACGCATCGAGGCGGCAGGCATCCCGATCGTCGTCATCGACTACAACGCCCAGATCCTGGAACGCCACCTCGCCTCCACCCGCGCGCTCGGCAGGATCACGGGCAGCGACGCCCGCGCCGAGGAACTCGCAACCTACTATGAGAGCCAGTATCGCGACGTGCTGGCCCGGGTCGCGAAAGCCCATGTCACGCGCAAGCCGCGCACCTATGTCGAGACCGGGCCGGACGGCGCCGACACCATCGGCGTCAGCTACGCCACGACGATGTGGGGCAAGATCCTGACGCTGCTGGGCAGCGAGAACATTGCGGTCGGCAGGCTCGCCGGCGCGTCGGGACGGATGAACCCAGAAGCCGTCATCGCCGCCGATCCCGATGCGATCTTCATCGCCGGCTCGTCCTGGGCCAACAAGCCCAAGGCGGTGAAGACCGGCTATGAGATGAGCGAGGAGCAGACCCGCGCCTCGCTCGCGCCTTACGCGGCACGCGCCGGCTGGGCCGGACTGACGGCGGTCCGGACCGGCAACGTCAACGCGATCGAGCACGGCCTGAGCCGCTCGCTCTTCGACTTCGTGGCGATGCAGTATATCGGCAAGCGGCTCTATCCGGAGGCCTTCGCGGATGTCGACCCGGCCGCGTCCTTCAAGGCCTATCACGAGAAGTATCTGCCGGTGGCCTATGGCGGCACCTGGATGCTGCCTTTGAAGCCATGA
- a CDS encoding ABC transporter substrate-binding protein encodes MTLSFKSLLAGAALLASSLAALAAPTEITDALGRKVTVDLPVKRVAVNFNFEEFTAVAGVEGWQKVVGISRAPWEGWRPVIFNRYKAVIPNLAAMPDIGHSDDNSFSAEKVIGLKPDVLLMSEWGYKALSTQMQQIEGAGIPVVIIDYNAQLLERHLASTRALGKVMGTEARAEGLASLYEREYNDVLARVAKAKAAGAPTKKVYVELGQAGAETIGNTYNNTMWGKIITTLGAQNIATGKIPGPWGPLNAEAVIAENPDLILMASSSWVNRPKAVRTGYDIPETETRASLMPYAQRAGWAELKAIKAGDINAIEHGLARTLYDFVAMQYIAKRLYPEAFADVDPVASFRAYHKAFLPIAFSGTWMLPLKP; translated from the coding sequence ATGACGCTCTCGTTCAAATCCCTCCTGGCCGGCGCGGCGCTGCTGGCCTCCTCGCTTGCGGCGCTCGCCGCGCCCACCGAGATCACCGACGCGCTCGGCCGCAAGGTCACGGTTGATCTGCCGGTGAAGCGTGTCGCGGTAAACTTCAATTTCGAGGAGTTCACCGCGGTCGCCGGCGTCGAAGGTTGGCAGAAAGTCGTCGGCATCTCGCGCGCGCCCTGGGAGGGCTGGCGGCCGGTGATCTTCAACCGCTACAAGGCGGTGATCCCCAACCTCGCCGCCATGCCCGATATCGGCCACAGCGACGACAACAGCTTCAGCGCCGAGAAGGTCATCGGGCTGAAGCCCGACGTGCTGCTGATGTCGGAATGGGGCTACAAGGCGCTCTCGACGCAGATGCAGCAGATCGAGGGCGCCGGCATCCCCGTCGTCATCATCGACTACAACGCCCAGCTGCTCGAGCGCCATCTCGCCTCGACGCGCGCACTCGGCAAGGTGATGGGGACGGAAGCCCGGGCCGAAGGTCTCGCGAGCCTCTACGAGCGCGAGTACAACGACGTGCTCGCCCGCGTCGCGAAGGCCAAGGCGGCCGGCGCCCCGACCAAGAAGGTCTATGTCGAGCTCGGCCAGGCCGGGGCCGAGACGATCGGCAACACCTACAACAACACGATGTGGGGCAAGATCATCACCACGCTGGGGGCGCAGAACATCGCCACCGGCAAGATCCCCGGCCCCTGGGGACCGCTCAATGCGGAAGCCGTCATCGCCGAGAACCCGGACCTGATCCTGATGGCATCGTCCTCCTGGGTGAACCGGCCCAAGGCGGTGCGCACCGGCTACGACATCCCGGAAACCGAGACCCGCGCCAGCCTGATGCCCTATGCACAGCGCGCCGGCTGGGCCGAGCTGAAGGCGATCAAGGCCGGCGACATCAACGCCATCGAGCACGGGCTCGCCCGCACGCTCTACGACTTCGTGGCGATGCAATACATCGCCAAGCGGCTCTATCCGGAGGCCTTCGCGGATGTCGACCCGGTCGCGTCCTTCCGGGCCTATCACAAGGCCTTCCTGCCGATCGCCTTCAGCGGCACCTGGATGCTGCCTTTGAAGCCCTGA
- a CDS encoding copper chaperone PCu(A)C, translating to MNKPLHYLAAAMLTLTSVVALAHDFTVGPLKIDHPWTRATPAGAKVAGGYLTIQNSGSAPDRLIGGASDVAGRIEIHEMAVKDGIMTMRPLDAGLEIKPGAKAELKPGGYHIMFMELKRPLKEGEAVKGTLQFEKAGTVAVEFAVQGVGAREPAHKH from the coding sequence ATGAACAAGCCCCTGCACTATCTCGCCGCCGCGATGCTGACCCTCACCAGCGTGGTTGCGCTGGCGCATGATTTCACCGTCGGTCCGCTCAAGATCGACCATCCCTGGACGCGCGCGACGCCCGCCGGCGCCAAGGTCGCCGGCGGCTATCTGACGATCCAGAACAGCGGCAGCGCGCCCGACCGGCTGATCGGCGGCGCCTCCGACGTCGCCGGCCGCATCGAGATCCACGAGATGGCGGTGAAGGACGGCATCATGACGATGCGCCCGCTGGATGCCGGTCTCGAGATCAAGCCCGGCGCCAAGGCCGAGCTGAAGCCCGGCGGCTACCACATCATGTTCATGGAGCTGAAGCGCCCGCTCAAGGAGGGCGAGGCGGTCAAGGGCACGCTGCAATTCGAGAAGGCTGGCACGGTCGCGGTCGAATTCGCCGTCCAGGGCGTCGGCGCGCGCGAGCCCGCCCACAAGCACTGA